A genomic window from Salvelinus sp. IW2-2015 linkage group LG13, ASM291031v2, whole genome shotgun sequence includes:
- the LOC111971451 gene encoding SH2B adapter protein 1 isoform X2 — protein sequence MNGSLLTPPSLRAANSSTLPPSPSPSPPSPSLLPLFPRPPPLAQPHPSSLSDTPTPSPCLSWTEFCELHARMAAGDFARHFRAFLLENPHYSPDSAAAFCRRFTDRFVRHFQSELEGVAGAPGTAPGMEAGSWAPQSDTTSLEEEAVSLPPVTEGACYHACAPANPVRALPKPASTRLVLETRSGDQFQDSYAVTTVLPPSSSSSCSSSVGGGNNGGREDRGAPVTVKHFPGVGPGNGETTAEEEEDSWAGVTVMEEEVEPDEGEADLEVCLDNEDPSHMPQTPASPCSDTPPPRSKGNGTPASTGSQSKTKLKKRFSLRSVGRSVRGSVRGILHWRSSSSDSPQSSSQLPSSYSYTMGVQDAATGSSSKRNSGTQPPTPTSSMPVSLSLPLSLPHSSSSLPPSSSSSATSLSLSEARDRRRSNGEGGDKEKWSHRLEKLRLSRSPPPVLSSAPTSAVVSPSSGLPPSSSSSSATLRKTGRLVREGGVSVSSSMPDEFAGSHGGFPGFSFGLLHHGTQEHNNAGTGLNNTSSTANAAQTAAVQPLVPGGTVGWRGGRWHKCRLVLRERDKEGERGEEYYLEFFIPPKSSKPRLTIPCCSIVDVRSTTALEVPDKENTFLLQLEGQVQYVIETRDAVQMRAWLSDIRNGICISEQEDIEAVCGGPMDISGTPEFSDRLSQVCYGGVGGSSPLMDPRPPELPPRAPLDESDGRGGGAGLGTPFAETPDATGSFLFSDVVEAVEHPLSECQWFHGTLSRLKAAQLVLAGGMASHGVFLVRQSETRRGEYVLTFNFQGKAKHLRLSLNEDGQCRVQHLWFQSIFDMLEHFRVHPIPLESGGASDVTLISFVGATAVRQPGNRSGVEGHRMFH from the exons ATGAACGGCTCTCTTTTAACCCCACCTAGCCTGCGGGCAGCCAACTCCTCTACCCTGCCCCCGTCACCCTCCCCgtcccctccatccccctccctgTTGCCACTGTTCCCTCGGCCACCTCCCTTGGCCCAGCCTCACCCCTCCTCGCTGTCGGACACCCCCACGCCCTCCCCCTGCCTGAGCTGGACGGAGTTCTGTGAGCTGCATGCCCGCATGGCGGCCGGGGACTTTGCCCGCCACTTCCGGGCGTTCCTCCTGGAGAACCCACACTACTCCCCCGACTCTGCTGCCGCCTTCTGTCGCCGCTTCACTGACCGCTTTGTCCGACATTTCCAGAGCGAACTGGAGGGGGTGGCAGGGGCGCCGGGTACAGCCCCCGGGATGGAGGCGGGGAGCTGGGCTCCCCAATCAGACACCACCTCCCTGGAAGAGGAggcggtctctctccctcccgtcaCCGAGGGAGCCTGCTACCACGCCTGTGCCCCAGCCAACCCGGTGCGAGCCCTGCCCAAGCCTGCCTCCACACGGCTGGTGTTGGAAACCCGAAGTGGGGACCAATTTCAAGATTCCTATGCTGTCACAACGGTCctccccccatcctcctcctcctcctgctcctcctcggtGGGAGGAGGAAACAACGGCGGGCGGGAAGATAGGGGTGCCCCAGTTACTGTTAAACACTTCCCTGGCGTCGGCCCGGGCAACGGAGAAACAACggccgaggaagaggaggatagcTGGGCGGGCGTAACagtcatggaggaggaggtagagccAGATGAGGGGGAGGCGGATCTGGAAGTTTGCTTAGACAATGAAGACCCCTCCCACATGCCCCAAACGCCTGCCTCCCCTTGCTCCGACACACCCCCTCCCCGCTCCAAGGGTAACGGCACGCCGGCCTCGACAGGAAGCCAGTCCAAAACCAAACTGAAGAAGCGCTTCTCTCTGCGGAGTGTTGGGCGCAGCGTGCGGGGTAGTGTCCGGGGCATCCTGCACTGGCGCAGCTCGTCCAGCGACTCCCCCCAgagctcctcccagctgccctccAGCTACAGCTACACAATGGGGGTCCAGGACGCTGCCACCGGCTCTTCCTCCAAGAGGAACTCTGGCACTCAGCCCCCTACACCCACCTCCTCCATGCCAGTttccctctccctgcccctctcccttccccactcctcctcctccctgcccccGTCTTCTTCCAGCAGTGCCACCTCCCTCTCGCTGTCGGAAGCGCGGGACCGCCGGCGGAGCAATGGCGAGGGGGGAGAYAAGGAGAAGTGGAGCCACCGGCTGGAGAAGTTGCGTCTGTCTCGCTCCCCGCCCCCCGTTCTCTCCTCAGCGCCCACTTCGGCCGTGGTGTCGCCTTCCTCCGGCCTgccccccagcagcagcagcagcagtgccaCCCTGAGGAAGACGGGCCGgctggtgagggagggaggagtcagCGTCAGCTCCTCCATGCCAGATGAGTTTGCCGGGAGCCACGGTGGTTTCCCTGGCTTTTCCTTTGGCCTGCTGCACCACGGCACACAAGAACACAACAACGCTGGCACCGGCTTAAACAACACCTCGTCCACCGCTAATGCTGCTCAAACAGCCGCAGTGCAGCCTCTCGTCCCTGGYGGCACTGTCGGCTGGAGGGGCGGTCGTTGGCACAAGTGCCGACTGGTCCTGAGGGAGAGGGACAAGGAGGGCGAGCGGGGCGAGGAGTACTATCTGGAGTTCTTCATCCCGCCTAAA TCCTCCAAGCCCAGGCTGACTATCCCATGCTGCTCTATTGTGGATGTGAGGAGCACCACAGCCCTGGAGGTGCCTGACAAGGAGAACACCTTCCTCCTGCAG ttGGAGGGACAGGTGCAGTATGTGATTGAGACGCGAGACGCTGTGCAGATGAGAGCCTGGTTGAGTGACATCAGGAACGGTATATGTATCAG TGAACAGGAGGACATAGAAGCTGTGTGTGGGGGACCCATGGACATCAGTGGAACGCCAGAATTCAGTGACCGCCTCTCTCAAG TGTGTTATGGAGGTGTGGGCGGCTCCTCCCCGCTGATGGACCCACGCCCCCCAGAGTTACCGCCCCGCGCCCCTCTGGACGAATCAGACGGACGCGGGGGCGGAGCCGGCCTGGGCACACCATTTGCGGAGACGCCAGATGCCACAG GCTCCTTCCTGTTCTCAGACGTGGTGGAGGCGGTGGAGCACCCTCTGAGCGAGTGCCAGTGGTTCCACGGGACGTTGTCGCGCCTCAAGGCGGCCCAGCTGGTGCTGGCGGGGGGTATGGCCAGCCACGGRGTCTTCCTTGTGCGCCAGAGCGAGACACGCCGCGGGGAGTACGTCCTCACCTTCAACTTCCAGGGCAAGGCCAAG